In a single window of the Nicotiana tomentosiformis chromosome 8, ASM39032v3, whole genome shotgun sequence genome:
- the LOC138897453 gene encoding uncharacterized protein codes for MSILESHGVDFTTFQLEGSARRRWQSHLLGRPAGSPPMTWDKFTRLFLNMYIPPSQREELRSQFEQLRQDQMSVTNYEARFSELSCYALMILPTETERVRRFVAWLHFDIRSTMAREVEIGTSYQLVVEIARRIEGYRQRDREQMPRDKWFRHSGGFSSAPSAGKGQFGRDQPSRPTNLAPPPPRGEPVRPYFSAMPESSYRPPAIQDSSSGYSGHQGPTLGQQSIVLRGCYKCGNPRHMKKFYPRLRGKAVQQGHQPMISAPAVRPPRGRGQACRGHPRGGVQAGGGQPDTVQSGGGQPVSAPARFYAFSVRPDAVALDALITCEGIKVDPKKIETVQKCPRPTTVTEIRSFLGLAGYYR; via the exons ATGAGTATAttagagtcccacggggtggacttcactactttccagctggagggtagTGCCCGTAGACGGTGGCAGTCACATCTTCTCggtagaccagcaggttctcctcccatgacttgggataagTTTACACGCCTTTTTTTgaacatgtatattccaccctctcagagggaagagttacgatctcagtttgagcagctccggcAGGACCAGATGTCGGTGACTAATTATGAGGCAAGATTCTCTGAATTGTCTTGCTATGCATTGATGATACTACCTACTGAGACAGAGAGAGTACGAAGGTTCGTTGCATGGTTGCACTTCGATATTCGgtccactatggcccgagaggttgagatagggACCTCTTaccagctagttgtggagatagctcgaagGATTGAGGGTTATCGTCAGCGGGATCGAGAGCAGATGCCGCGGGACAAGTGGTTCCGTCATTCGGGAGGATTCAGTAGTGCCCCATCCGCGGGCAAAGGTCAGTTTGGGAGGGAtcagcctagcaggcccacaAATCTAGcgccaccacctcctcggggtgaaccagtgcgaccttatttcagtgccatgccagagagttcttaccgcccaccagctattcaggattcttccagtgggtattcaggccatcagggtccgACTTTAGGGCAGCAGTCTATTGTGCTGAGAGGTTGCTATAAGTGTGGGAATCCGAGGCACATGAAGAAGTTTTatcccagacttcggggcaaggcagtacaacagGGCCATCAACCCATGATTTCAGCACCAGCCGTCCGACCGCCCAGAGGCAGAGGGCAGGCatgtaggggccatcctagaggtggagtccAGGCAGGGGGAGGTCAGCCAGATACTGTTCagtcaggcggaggccagccagtcagcgCTCCAGCTAGGTTTTATGCTTTTTCGgtcagaccagatgcagtggccttagATGCcctgatcacat gcgagggtattaaggtggatcccaagaagatcgagacAGTTCAGAAATGTCCTCGTCCTACTacggtgactgagatcaggagcttcttggggttagcagggtattatcgctga